ACCCGCCGCCAGGAGGGCGTCTCCATCTGGGTGGTGCCCGCCGCGGAGATCACCGCGTCGAGCCCGGACGAGAAGGACTCCTTCTTCGACCCGGCCGCCGACAAGATCTACCGCCACCCCACCTTCTACGAGCTGCCGGAAGGGGTGGAGCACCTGTGAGCGAGCTGCTTGCGCTCGGCGACGACGCGCTGATCGCGTCCCAGCGGCTGAGCGAGTGGGTCTCCCGCGCGCCCACCCTGGAGGAGGACGTGGCGCTGGCCAACATCGCGCTCGACCAGCTCGGCGCGGCTCGGCTGCTGCTGTCTACCGCCGGTGACGAGGACGAGCTGGCCTACCTGCGCGACGGCCACCAGTTCCGCAACTGCCTGCTGGTCGAGCTGCCGCTCGGCCCGGCCCGGGGCGACCTGGACTTCGCCTGGACGATGGCCTGGCTGCTCCTGCTGTCGGCCGCCCAGCTGCTGCGCTACACCGACCTCGCCGCGAGCGACGACGAACTCGCCGCGGGCATCGGCGCGAAGACTCTCAAGGAGTCGACCTACCACCTCGATCACGCCCACCAGTGGACCCTGCGCCTGGGCGGCGGCACCGAGGAGTCGCACCGCCGCCTCCAGGACGCCCTGGACAGCCTGTGGCCGTACGCGCACGAACTCACCGAGGGCATCCGCGACCGCTGGCTGGCCCTGGTCGAGCCGATCCTCGCCGAGGCCGGCCTGACCCGCCCCGCCGACCGCTGGCGGCCCGACGGCGGCCGCACCGGCCGCCACACCGAACACCTCGGCTACCTGCTCGCCGAGATGCAGTCCCTGCACCGCGCCCACCCCGGAGCCCAGTGGTGACCAGCGAAAGGAAGGGCACCTTCTTATCGTTTTCCGTAGAGGAAGGGCACCTTCTTAACGGAAGGGAGGCATGAGCATGGAGCAGGCTCAGACCGAGATAGTGCTGCTCGACGACCCGACGCGGGTCGCGGCGATCGCGGGCGCCGTGCCGGACCCCGAGCTGCGCGTGGTGACCATAGGTGAGCTGGGCATCGTGCGCGGTGCGGAGCTGGCCGAGGACGGCCGGGTCACCGTGACCATCACCCCGACCTACTCCGGCTGCCCGGCGATGGACGCGATCCGCGACGACATCCGGTCCGCGCTCGCCGCGGCCGGGCACCCCGACGTCGAGGTCAAGACCGTGCTCAGCCCGGCCTGGTCCACCGACATGATCACCGAGTCGGGCTGGGCCGCACTGGAGCGGACCGGCATCGCCGCGCCGGGCGCCACCGGCACCCCGGCCTGCCCGCGCTGCGCGCACGGCGGCAAGCCCGTGACGCCGGTGCTGCAGATCAGCCGGTACGCCTCGACGCCGTGCCAGAGCCTGTGGAGCTGCCGCTCCTGCCTGGAACCCTTCAACGCGATCAAGAAACTGTGAGCACGCCGCTGTGAGCACGACCTTCCACGAGCTGACCGTCTCCGCCGTCGAGCCGCTGACCCCGTCCGCGGTGGCGCTGACCTTCGCCGTCCCCGCCGAGCTGCGGCAGGCTTTCACCTTCCGGCCCGGGCAGCATGTGACGGTACGCCTCGACGGCGCGCTGCGCCGCTCGTACTCGATCTGCTCCACCCCTGCTGAGCTGCGCGAACAGGGCGTGCTGACGATCGGCGTGAAGCGGGTGCCGGGCGGGGTCTTCTCCACCCGTGCCCAGGGCCTGGCCCCCGGCGAGACGCTGCCCGTGCTGCCGCCGCTGGGCCGCTTCACCACCGAACTGGACCCGGCCCGCACCCGCCGCTACGGCGCGATCGTGGCCGGCTCCGGCATCACGCCGGTGCTGTCGCTGATCGCCACGGCGCTGGCCGTCGAGCCGGGCAGCACGTTCACGGTGATCTGCGGCAACCGCAGCGCGTCCGAGGTGATGTTCGCCGACGCGCTGGCCGACCTGAAGGACCGCTACGGCGCCCGGCTGCAGCTCGTACACGTGCTGTCTCGGGAGATGCAGCCCAGCGAGCTGCTGTCCGGCCGCCTGGACGGGCCGCGGGTGACCGCGCTGCTCAAGGAGTTCGAGCTGGCGGCCGTGGACGAGTGGTTCCTGTGCGGGCCGCTGGGCGTGGTCCGCGCGGGCCGGGATGCGCTGGCCGCGGCGGGCGCCCCGGGCAAGGTGCACGTCGAGCTGTTCCACGCCGAGGAGCCGCCTGCGCCGCAGGCCGCCGTGGCCGAGGGCGGCGAGGTCGAGGTGTCCATCGTCCTGGACGGACGCTCCACCGACTTCACCATGGACCGTGCCGAGCGGGTGCTGGACGCGGCGCTGCGGCACCGCGGCGAGCTGCCGTACGCCTGCAAGGGCGGGGTGTGCTCGACCTGCCGCGCCAAGGTCGTCTCAGGCTCGGTGCAGATGGCCGCTAACTGGTCCCTGGAGCCCGACGAGCTGGCCGCCGGCTACGTCCTCACGTGTCAGTCCACCCCCACCACCGACGCCCTCACCCTCGACTTCGACGCCTGACCCGCGTCGCGGCCGTGCCGTCGCGGCGGCGCGCTTGCGCAGTTTCGGGGAAACTGCACGATCCCTGGCTCAGGTTCGTGCAGTTTCCCCGAAACTGCAGAGTGGCGCACGCGGACGCGGGAGCGGCGGGAGGGTGTGACGGACCAGGCGGCCTCGGGGCGGTGGGGACGGGTTAGTCTCGGTGGCGTGAGTGCGAACAGGGAGATCGACAGCATCGTGCAGCGGGCCGCCGACGGCGGCCGGATCAGCGCCGAGGAGGCGCTGCTGCTCTACACCGACGCGCCGTTCCACGCGCTGGGTGAGGCCGCTGACGCGGTGCGCCGCCGCCGCTACCCGGACGGCGTCGTGACGTACCTGATCGACCGCAACATCAACTACACCAACGTCTGCGTGACGGCGTGCAAGTTCTGCGCGTTCTACCGCGCGCCCAAGCACGCCGAGGGCTGGGTGCACGACACGGCCGAGATCCTGCGCCGCTGCGGCGAGGCGGTCGAGCTGGGCGCGACGCAGGTGATGCTGCAGGGCGGCCACCACCCCGAGTTCGGCGTGGAGTACTACGAGAACCTGTTCGCCTCGGTGAAGCAGGCGTACCCGCAGCTCATGATCCACTCGATCGGGCCCAGCGAGATCCTGCACATGGCCAAGGTCTCCGGGGTGTCCATCGACGAGGCCGTGGCCCGCATCAAGGCGGCCGGCCTGGACTCCATCGCGGGCGCCGGCGCGGAGATGCTGCCCGACCGGCCGCGTAAGGCGATCGCCCCGCTCAAGGAGTCGGGCGCGCGCTGGCTGGAGGTCATGGAGGTGGCGCACCGGCACGGCGTCGAGTCCACCGCCACCATGATGATGGGCACCGGCGAGACCAACGCCGAGCGCATCGAGCATTTGCGCATGATCCGCGACGTGCAGGACCGCACCGGCGGCTTCCGCGCGTTCATCCCGTGGACCTACCAGCCGGAGAACAACCACCTCAAGGGCCGCACCCAGGCCACGTCGCTGGAGTACCTGCGGCTCATCGCGGTGGCCCGGCTGTTCTTCGACAACGTGGCGCACCTGCAGGCGTCCTGGCTGACCACCGGCAAGGACGTCGGCCAGCTCGCGCTGCACATGGGCGTGGACGACCTGGGCTCGATCATGCTGGAGGAGAACGTGATCTCCTCGGCGGGCGCCCGGCACCGGTCCAACCTGCACGACCTGATCCAGCTCATCCGCACCGCGGGCCGCATCCCGGCCCAGCGCGACACGCTGTACCGCCACCTCCAGGTGCACTGGACCCCCGCCGACGACCCGACGGACGAGCGCGTGACCTCGCACTTCTCCTCCATCGCCATCGAGGGCGGCGGCGTGGGCAAGCAGCTCCCCCTGGTCGACGCGCGCTGAGCTTCGCTCGCGCGGGCTAGATCGCCGTTTCGTGTCCAGAAGTGCGGTCAGACCGCAGGTTCTGACACGAAGCAGTGATCTTCACGTGGCGGGAGCCGCCGGCCGGTCTGTGCCTG
The Catellatospora sp. IY07-71 DNA segment above includes these coding regions:
- the paaB gene encoding 1,2-phenylacetyl-CoA epoxidase subunit PaaB, translated to MSNEPLWEVFVRPRRGLAHTHAGSLHAPDAGMALRHARDLYTRRQEGVSIWVVPAAEITASSPDEKDSFFDPAADKIYRHPTFYELPEGVEHL
- the paaC gene encoding 1,2-phenylacetyl-CoA epoxidase subunit PaaC — encoded protein: MSELLALGDDALIASQRLSEWVSRAPTLEEDVALANIALDQLGAARLLLSTAGDEDELAYLRDGHQFRNCLLVELPLGPARGDLDFAWTMAWLLLLSAAQLLRYTDLAASDDELAAGIGAKTLKESTYHLDHAHQWTLRLGGGTEESHRRLQDALDSLWPYAHELTEGIRDRWLALVEPILAEAGLTRPADRWRPDGGRTGRHTEHLGYLLAEMQSLHRAHPGAQW
- the paaD gene encoding 1,2-phenylacetyl-CoA epoxidase subunit PaaD; its protein translation is MEQAQTEIVLLDDPTRVAAIAGAVPDPELRVVTIGELGIVRGAELAEDGRVTVTITPTYSGCPAMDAIRDDIRSALAAAGHPDVEVKTVLSPAWSTDMITESGWAALERTGIAAPGATGTPACPRCAHGGKPVTPVLQISRYASTPCQSLWSCRSCLEPFNAIKKL
- a CDS encoding 2Fe-2S iron-sulfur cluster-binding protein encodes the protein MSTTFHELTVSAVEPLTPSAVALTFAVPAELRQAFTFRPGQHVTVRLDGALRRSYSICSTPAELREQGVLTIGVKRVPGGVFSTRAQGLAPGETLPVLPPLGRFTTELDPARTRRYGAIVAGSGITPVLSLIATALAVEPGSTFTVICGNRSASEVMFADALADLKDRYGARLQLVHVLSREMQPSELLSGRLDGPRVTALLKEFELAAVDEWFLCGPLGVVRAGRDALAAAGAPGKVHVELFHAEEPPAPQAAVAEGGEVEVSIVLDGRSTDFTMDRAERVLDAALRHRGELPYACKGGVCSTCRAKVVSGSVQMAANWSLEPDELAAGYVLTCQSTPTTDALTLDFDA
- the mqnC gene encoding cyclic dehypoxanthinyl futalosine synthase, giving the protein MSANREIDSIVQRAADGGRISAEEALLLYTDAPFHALGEAADAVRRRRYPDGVVTYLIDRNINYTNVCVTACKFCAFYRAPKHAEGWVHDTAEILRRCGEAVELGATQVMLQGGHHPEFGVEYYENLFASVKQAYPQLMIHSIGPSEILHMAKVSGVSIDEAVARIKAAGLDSIAGAGAEMLPDRPRKAIAPLKESGARWLEVMEVAHRHGVESTATMMMGTGETNAERIEHLRMIRDVQDRTGGFRAFIPWTYQPENNHLKGRTQATSLEYLRLIAVARLFFDNVAHLQASWLTTGKDVGQLALHMGVDDLGSIMLEENVISSAGARHRSNLHDLIQLIRTAGRIPAQRDTLYRHLQVHWTPADDPTDERVTSHFSSIAIEGGGVGKQLPLVDAR